A single Klebsiella variicola DNA region contains:
- a CDS encoding YfcZ/YiiS family protein: protein MSKCSADETPVCCCMDVGTIVDNTDCTASYSRVFANRAEAEQTLAALSEKARNVQSEPCKINPTFTDVDGGVQLDIDFIFSCEAESLIFQLGLR from the coding sequence ATGAGTAAATGTAGCGCTGATGAAACCCCGGTATGCTGCTGTATGGATGTTGGCACCATTGTGGACAACACCGACTGCACCGCCTCATACAGCCGCGTGTTCGCCAACCGCGCTGAAGCGGAGCAAACGCTCGCTGCGCTGAGCGAGAAAGCGCGTAATGTGCAATCTGAACCGTGCAAAATCAACCCGACCTTCACCGATGTTGACGGCGGCGTACAGCTGGATATCGATTTTATTTTTAGCTGCGAAGCCGAATCGCTGATCTTCCAGTTAGGATTACGTTAA
- the fadI gene encoding acetyl-CoA C-acyltransferase FadI: MSQALPLITRQGDRIAIVRGLRTPFARQATVFHGVPAVDLGKMVVGEMLARSDIPADVIEQLVFGQVVQMPEAPNIAREIVLGTGMSVHTDAYSVSRACATSFQAVANVAESLMAGTIRAGIAGGADSSSVLPIGVSKTLARTLVDANKARTLSQKLKLFSRLRPRDLLPVPPAVAEYSTGLRMGDTAEQMAKSWGITREQQDALAHRSHQLAAKAWEEGKLSAEVMTAYAPPFREPLEQDNNIRKNSTLADYQKLRPAFDRKHGTVTAANSTPLTDGAAAVILMTESRAKELGLTPLGYLRSYAFTAIDVWQDMLLGPAWSTPLALERAGLTLADLTLIDMHEAFAAQTLANLQCLASERFAREVLGRSQATGEVDESKFNVLGGSIAYGHPFAATGARMITQTLHELRRRGGGFGLVTACAAGGLGAAMIVEAE; the protein is encoded by the coding sequence ATGAGTCAGGCATTACCGCTTATCACCCGTCAGGGCGATCGCATTGCCATTGTCAGGGGTTTACGCACGCCATTTGCGCGCCAGGCGACGGTTTTTCATGGCGTTCCGGCCGTTGATTTAGGGAAAATGGTGGTTGGCGAAATGCTCGCCCGGAGTGACATTCCCGCGGACGTCATTGAGCAACTGGTTTTTGGCCAGGTGGTGCAGATGCCGGAAGCGCCGAATATCGCCCGGGAAATCGTGCTCGGCACTGGAATGAGCGTGCACACCGATGCCTATAGCGTCAGTCGCGCCTGCGCCACCAGCTTCCAGGCCGTGGCGAATGTTGCTGAAAGCCTGATGGCCGGCACCATCCGCGCCGGTATTGCCGGCGGCGCCGACTCCTCTTCTGTATTGCCCATTGGGGTCAGTAAAACACTGGCCCGCACGCTGGTGGATGCCAATAAAGCCCGCACGCTGAGCCAAAAGCTGAAGCTGTTTTCCCGTCTGCGGCCGCGCGACCTGCTGCCGGTCCCCCCGGCGGTGGCGGAATATTCAACCGGTTTGCGGATGGGCGATACCGCGGAACAGATGGCGAAAAGTTGGGGCATCACCCGGGAACAACAGGATGCGCTGGCGCATCGTTCGCACCAGCTGGCGGCCAAAGCCTGGGAAGAGGGAAAGTTGTCAGCTGAGGTGATGACGGCCTACGCGCCCCCTTTCCGCGAGCCGCTGGAGCAGGACAACAATATTCGTAAAAATTCAACCCTCGCAGATTACCAAAAGTTACGCCCTGCCTTTGACCGCAAGCATGGCACCGTCACCGCTGCCAACAGCACGCCGCTGACGGACGGCGCGGCGGCGGTGATCCTGATGACCGAGTCCAGGGCCAAAGAGCTGGGTCTGACGCCGCTGGGTTATCTGCGCAGCTATGCCTTTACCGCCATCGACGTCTGGCAGGATATGCTGCTGGGGCCCGCATGGTCCACGCCGCTGGCGCTGGAGCGGGCAGGTCTGACGCTGGCGGATCTGACGCTTATTGATATGCACGAAGCTTTTGCTGCGCAGACGCTGGCCAATCTCCAGTGTCTGGCAAGCGAGCGCTTTGCCCGTGAAGTGCTGGGACGCTCGCAGGCCACCGGTGAGGTGGATGAGAGCAAGTTTAACGTCCTCGGCGGATCTATTGCTTATGGCCATCCTTTTGCTGCCACCGGCGCGCGGATGATCACCCAGACGCTGCATGAGCTACGGCGACGGGGCGGGGGATTCGGTCTGGTGACGGCCTGCGCGGCAGGTGGTCTGGGTGCGGCGATGATCGTGGAGGCTGAATAA
- a CDS encoding formate/nitrite transporter family protein: MDELDNNKLKPADDEREVESEEKQRGEEIEVDEDRLPSRAMAIHEHIRQEGEKEMERDALALLWSAIAAGLSMGASLLAKGIFHVKLEGIPGGFLLENLGYTFGFIIVIMARQQLFTENTVTAVLPVMHNPTPGNIGLLMRLWSVVLAGNLIGTAVAAWAFNFMPVFDEPTRQAFVSIAEDVMKNSPTEMFANAIISGWLVATMVWMFPVAGAAKIVVIILMTWLIALADTTHIVVGSVEILYLVFNGSLPWSDFIWPFALPTLAGNICGGTFIFALLSHAQIRNDMSSKRKAEARAQAAEKAKNADRA, translated from the coding sequence ATGGATGAACTAGACAATAACAAATTAAAACCAGCGGATGACGAGCGAGAAGTCGAAAGTGAAGAAAAACAGCGCGGAGAGGAAATAGAAGTGGATGAAGATCGCCTGCCCTCGCGGGCGATGGCCATCCATGAACATATTCGCCAGGAAGGGGAAAAAGAGATGGAACGCGATGCGCTGGCCCTGCTGTGGTCAGCCATTGCGGCCGGCCTGTCAATGGGCGCCTCCCTGCTGGCAAAAGGGATTTTTCACGTCAAACTGGAGGGGATCCCGGGCGGGTTTTTACTGGAAAATCTCGGGTATACCTTCGGCTTTATTATCGTGATCATGGCCCGCCAGCAGCTGTTCACGGAAAATACGGTTACCGCCGTTCTGCCGGTGATGCACAATCCCACCCCAGGTAACATCGGTTTGCTGATGCGGTTGTGGTCGGTGGTGCTGGCTGGCAACCTCATCGGTACCGCAGTGGCCGCATGGGCCTTCAATTTTATGCCCGTCTTTGATGAACCAACTCGTCAGGCCTTTGTCAGCATCGCCGAAGACGTAATGAAAAACAGCCCGACGGAGATGTTCGCTAATGCGATTATTTCCGGATGGCTGGTCGCCACCATGGTCTGGATGTTTCCTGTCGCCGGTGCGGCCAAGATCGTGGTGATTATTCTCATGACCTGGCTTATCGCCCTGGCGGATACGACTCATATCGTGGTGGGATCGGTCGAGATCCTTTATCTGGTGTTTAACGGAAGCCTGCCCTGGAGCGACTTTATCTGGCCGTTCGCCCTGCCGACGCTGGCGGGAAATATCTGCGGAGGGACCTTCATCTTCGCGCTGCTGAGCCATGCGCAGATCCGTAACGATATGAGCAGCAAGCGAAAAGCGGAAGCCCGCGCCCAGGCCGCGGAGAAAGCCAAAAACGCCGACCGGGCATAA
- the prmB gene encoding 50S ribosomal protein L3 N(5)-glutamine methyltransferase, translating to MDKIFVDEAVNELHTIQDMLRWAVSRFSAANIWYGHGTDNPWDEAVQLVLPSLYLPLDIPEDMRTARLTSSEKHRIVERVIRRVNERIPVAYLTNKAWFCGHEFYVDERVLVPRSPIGELINNQFAGLINHKPQHILDMCTGSGCIAIACAYAFPEAEVDAVDISPDALAVAEHNVESHGLIHHVTPIRSDLFRDLPKLQYDLIVTNPPYVDEEDMADLPEEYEHEPVLGLASGSDGLKLTRRILGNAPDYLSDDGILICEVGNSMVHLMEQYPDVPFTWLEFDNGGDGVFMLTKQQLIDARAHFGIYKD from the coding sequence GTGGATAAAATTTTTGTTGATGAGGCAGTCAATGAGCTGCATACCATTCAGGACATGCTGCGCTGGGCGGTAAGCCGTTTCAGCGCTGCTAATATCTGGTACGGTCACGGGACTGATAACCCGTGGGACGAGGCAGTACAGCTGGTGCTGCCGTCGCTCTACCTACCGCTGGATATCCCGGAAGATATGCGGACTGCGCGTCTGACCTCCAGCGAGAAACACCGCATCGTTGAGCGGGTGATCCGCCGCGTGAACGAGCGCATTCCCGTCGCCTATCTGACCAACAAAGCGTGGTTCTGCGGGCATGAGTTTTACGTCGATGAGCGGGTGCTGGTCCCGCGCTCCCCGATTGGCGAACTGATCAACAATCAGTTTGCCGGGCTGATTAACCATAAGCCGCAGCATATCCTTGATATGTGCACCGGCAGCGGCTGCATCGCCATCGCCTGCGCCTATGCTTTCCCGGAAGCCGAAGTCGACGCCGTGGATATCTCCCCGGACGCGCTGGCCGTCGCCGAGCACAACGTGGAGTCCCATGGCCTGATCCATCACGTGACGCCGATCCGCTCCGACCTGTTCCGCGATCTGCCGAAGCTGCAGTACGATCTGATCGTCACCAATCCGCCGTATGTCGATGAAGAGGACATGGCCGATCTGCCGGAAGAGTATGAGCATGAGCCGGTGCTGGGTCTGGCCTCCGGTAGCGACGGCCTGAAGCTGACGCGCCGCATCCTCGGTAACGCGCCGGATTATCTCAGCGATGACGGGATTCTGATTTGTGAAGTCGGTAACAGCATGGTACATCTGATGGAGCAATATCCGGACGTGCCGTTTACCTGGCTTGAGTTTGATAACGGCGGCGACGGTGTCTTCATGCTGACCAAACAGCAGCTGATTGACGCCCGCGCGCACTTCGGTATTTATAAAGACTAA
- the mepA gene encoding penicillin-insensitive murein endopeptidase, whose amino-acid sequence MKNTVIALLALLASAGSLAATPWQKISQPIGGSAQSIGAFSNGCIVGAEALPLSATGYQVMRTDQRRYFGHPDLVQFIQRLSNQVHNKGMGTVLIGDMGMPAGGRFNGGHASHQTGLDVDIFLQLPQTRWTSSQLLKPQALDLVASDGKHVVPSLWSPQISQLIKLAAEDSEVTRIFVNPAIKQQLCLDAGSDRQWLRKVRPWFQHRAHMHVRLRCPAGSLECEDQAPPPPGDGCGAELQSWFEPPKPGSTPPVKKTPPPLPPSCQALLDEHVL is encoded by the coding sequence ATGAAAAACACCGTTATCGCACTGCTCGCGCTGCTGGCCAGCGCCGGTAGCCTGGCCGCGACGCCGTGGCAGAAAATATCCCAGCCGATCGGCGGCAGCGCCCAGTCAATCGGCGCATTTTCCAATGGCTGTATCGTGGGCGCCGAGGCGCTCCCTCTGAGCGCCACCGGCTATCAGGTGATGCGTACCGATCAGCGTCGCTACTTCGGTCATCCGGATCTGGTTCAGTTTATTCAGCGCCTGAGTAATCAGGTGCACAATAAAGGAATGGGAACCGTGCTGATTGGCGACATGGGGATGCCGGCAGGCGGGCGCTTTAACGGCGGTCACGCCAGTCACCAGACGGGCCTGGATGTCGATATTTTCCTCCAGCTGCCGCAAACGCGCTGGACATCGTCTCAGCTGTTGAAGCCGCAGGCGCTGGATCTGGTCGCCAGCGACGGCAAGCACGTGGTGCCGTCGCTGTGGAGCCCGCAAATCAGCCAGCTGATCAAGCTGGCGGCGGAAGATAGCGAGGTCACCCGTATTTTCGTCAACCCGGCGATTAAACAGCAACTGTGCCTGGACGCGGGCAGCGACCGCCAGTGGCTGCGTAAAGTCCGTCCCTGGTTCCAGCATCGCGCTCATATGCACGTCCGACTGCGTTGCCCGGCGGGAAGTCTGGAGTGCGAGGATCAGGCGCCACCGCCGCCCGGCGATGGCTGCGGAGCGGAGCTGCAGAGCTGGTTCGAACCACCTAAACCCGGGTCTACCCCCCCTGTGAAGAAGACGCCGCCGCCGCTGCCGCCTTCCTGCCAGGCGCTACTGGATGAGCATGTGCTGTAA
- the fadL gene encoding long-chain fatty acid transporter FadL — MSQKTRFTQSALAVAVALVSTQAWSAGFQLNEFSSSGLGRAYSGEGAIADDAGNASRNPALIMMFDRPTMSAGAVFVDPGVNVSGTSPTGKSLNADNIAPTAWVPNFHFVAPINDQFGWGASITSNYGLATEYNDDYAAGSMGGKTDLTTANFNLSGAYRLDSNWSFGLGFDAVYAKAKIERYAGDLGQIVAGSGALPPALAGQVAKIPADTQIAHLNGNAWGFGWNAGILYELDKNNRYGFTYRSEVKIDFDGNYRSSLPAAYNQILGNFGLPAGTNGQTTGGSLTLNLPEMWELSGYNRVAPQWAVHYSLTYTSWSQFQELKATGSNGQTLFYKEEGFKDAYRLALGTTYYYDDNWTFRTGIAFDDSPVPANNRSISIPDQDRLWLSAGTTYAFNKDASVDVGLSYMHGQHVEIKEGPYTFRSEGTAWLYGANFNYRF; from the coding sequence ATGAGCCAGAAAACCCGCTTTACCCAATCTGCCCTTGCAGTGGCTGTAGCACTTGTTTCCACCCAGGCCTGGTCAGCAGGCTTCCAGCTCAACGAATTCTCTTCATCAGGGCTGGGTCGGGCCTATTCCGGTGAAGGGGCTATCGCAGACGATGCAGGCAATGCCAGTCGTAACCCGGCATTAATTATGATGTTTGACCGTCCAACTATGTCGGCGGGCGCCGTTTTTGTTGACCCGGGTGTCAATGTCTCCGGCACCTCTCCCACCGGCAAGAGCCTGAATGCGGACAATATCGCCCCGACGGCGTGGGTTCCCAACTTCCACTTTGTCGCGCCGATTAACGATCAATTCGGTTGGGGGGCATCCATTACCTCTAACTACGGCCTGGCAACGGAATACAACGATGACTATGCGGCTGGCAGCATGGGCGGTAAAACCGACCTGACCACCGCGAACTTCAACCTGAGCGGCGCCTACCGTCTCGACAGCAACTGGAGCTTTGGCTTAGGTTTTGACGCGGTCTACGCCAAGGCGAAGATCGAGCGCTATGCGGGTGACCTGGGTCAGATTGTCGCTGGTTCTGGCGCACTGCCGCCGGCGCTGGCAGGCCAGGTGGCGAAGATCCCTGCCGACACGCAGATCGCCCATCTTAACGGCAACGCCTGGGGCTTTGGCTGGAATGCCGGTATCCTCTATGAGCTGGATAAGAACAACCGCTACGGTTTTACGTACCGTTCCGAGGTGAAGATCGACTTCGACGGTAACTACCGCAGCAGCCTGCCGGCGGCCTATAACCAAATCCTCGGCAACTTCGGTCTGCCAGCGGGCACTAACGGCCAGACCACCGGCGGTTCACTGACCCTTAACCTGCCGGAAATGTGGGAGCTGTCGGGCTATAACCGCGTGGCACCGCAGTGGGCGGTCCACTATAGCCTGACCTACACCAGCTGGAGTCAGTTCCAGGAGCTGAAAGCCACCGGCAGCAACGGCCAGACGCTGTTCTATAAAGAGGAAGGCTTCAAAGATGCCTACCGTCTTGCGCTGGGGACCACGTATTATTACGACGATAACTGGACCTTCCGCACCGGTATCGCTTTCGATGACAGCCCGGTGCCGGCCAACAACCGCTCCATCTCCATTCCTGACCAGGATCGCCTGTGGCTGAGCGCGGGTACCACTTACGCGTTTAACAAGGATGCGTCGGTTGACGTCGGTCTTTCCTATATGCACGGCCAGCACGTAGAAATTAAGGAAGGCCCGTATACCTTCCGTTCCGAAGGGACCGCCTGGCTGTACGGCGCCAACTTCAACTACCGCTTCTGA
- the aroC gene encoding chorismate synthase, whose amino-acid sequence MAGNTIGQLFRVTTFGESHGLALGCIVDGVPPGIPLTEADLQHDLDRRRPGTSRYTTQRREPDQVKILSGVFEGVTTGTSIGLLIENTDQRSQDYGAIKDLFRPGHADYTYEQKYGLRDYRGGGRSSARETAMRVAAGAIAKKYLAAKFGIVIRGCLTQMGDIPLAIKDWNQVEQNPFFCPDPDKIDALDELMRGLKKEGDSIGAKVTVVADGVPPGLGEPVFDRLDADIAHALMSINAVKGVEIGDGFEVVKLRGSENRDEITKDGFQSNHAGGILGGISSGQQIVANIALKPTSSITVPGHTINRFGEEVEMITKGRHDPCVGIRAVPIAEAMLAIVLMDHFMRQRAQNGDVTTTIPRW is encoded by the coding sequence ATGGCAGGAAATACAATTGGACAACTCTTTCGCGTCACTACCTTCGGCGAATCGCACGGCCTGGCGCTGGGCTGCATCGTCGACGGCGTGCCGCCGGGCATCCCGCTGACCGAAGCCGACCTGCAGCACGACCTCGATCGTCGTCGCCCGGGCACCTCGCGTTACACCACGCAGCGTCGCGAGCCGGATCAGGTCAAAATTCTTTCCGGCGTCTTCGAAGGCGTTACTACCGGGACCAGTATCGGTCTGCTGATTGAGAACACCGATCAGCGTTCGCAGGATTACGGCGCAATCAAAGATCTGTTCCGTCCGGGCCACGCCGATTACACCTACGAGCAAAAGTATGGTCTGCGCGACTATCGCGGCGGCGGTCGTTCTTCTGCGCGCGAAACCGCGATGCGCGTAGCGGCCGGGGCGATTGCCAAAAAATACCTTGCCGCGAAGTTCGGCATCGTCATTCGCGGCTGCCTGACGCAGATGGGCGATATTCCGCTGGCCATCAAAGACTGGAATCAGGTCGAGCAGAACCCGTTCTTCTGCCCGGACCCGGATAAAATCGACGCTCTGGATGAACTGATGCGCGGCCTGAAGAAAGAGGGTGACTCCATTGGCGCGAAAGTGACGGTGGTGGCTGACGGCGTACCGCCGGGCCTCGGCGAGCCGGTCTTCGATCGCCTGGATGCCGATATCGCCCACGCGCTGATGAGCATCAACGCCGTGAAAGGGGTGGAAATTGGCGACGGCTTTGAAGTGGTGAAGCTGCGCGGCAGCGAAAACCGCGATGAAATCACCAAAGACGGATTCCAGAGCAACCACGCCGGCGGCATTCTTGGCGGCATCAGCAGCGGCCAGCAGATCGTTGCCAACATCGCGCTGAAGCCTACCTCCAGTATTACCGTTCCCGGTCATACGATTAACCGCTTTGGCGAAGAAGTGGAGATGATCACCAAAGGGCGTCACGATCCGTGCGTCGGCATTCGCGCCGTACCGATCGCTGAGGCGATGCTGGCGATCGTCCTGATGGATCACTTTATGCGTCAGCGCGCGCAGAATGGCGATGTGACGACGACAATTCCACGCTGGTAA
- the smrB gene encoding endonuclease SmrB codes for MKKKTSLSEEDQALFRQLMTGTRKIKQDTIVHRPQRKKVTEVAPKRLLQEQADNSHYFSDEFQPLLNTEGSMKYVRADVSHFELKKLRRGDYSPELFLDLHGLTQQQAKQELGALIAACRREHVFCACVMHGHGKHILKQQTPLWLAQHPHIMAFHQAPKEYGGDAALLILIEVEEWQPPELP; via the coding sequence ATGAAAAAGAAGACATCGCTAAGCGAGGAGGATCAGGCGCTGTTCCGTCAGTTAATGACCGGCACGCGGAAGATCAAGCAGGACACCATCGTTCACCGTCCGCAGCGCAAGAAAGTCACTGAGGTTGCTCCGAAGCGTTTGCTGCAGGAACAGGCCGATAACAGCCACTATTTCTCTGATGAGTTTCAGCCGCTACTGAATACTGAAGGCTCGATGAAATATGTCCGCGCCGACGTCAGCCATTTTGAGCTGAAAAAGCTGCGCCGTGGGGATTATTCGCCGGAACTGTTTCTCGATCTGCATGGGCTCACCCAGCAGCAGGCCAAACAGGAACTGGGCGCGCTGATTGCCGCCTGCCGCCGCGAACATGTGTTTTGCGCCTGTGTGATGCACGGGCACGGCAAACATATTCTCAAACAGCAAACCCCGCTGTGGCTGGCGCAACACCCGCATATTATGGCGTTTCACCAGGCACCAAAAGAGTACGGCGGTGACGCCGCACTGCTGATACTGATTGAGGTAGAGGAGTGGCAACCGCCGGAGCTGCCTTAA
- the fadJ gene encoding fatty acid oxidation complex subunit alpha FadJ — protein MDAVSAFKLEVRADKIAVITIDAPGEKMNTLKAEFGNQVRGLIRRVRDDKSVRGVVFISAKADNFIAGADINMIARCRSAQEAEALARQGQQIMAEIHGLSIPVIAAIHGACLGGGLELALACHGRICSDDEKTRLGLPEVQLGLLPGSGGTQRLPRLIGVSTALDMMLTGRQLRARQALKAGLVDEVVPQAILLQAAVELALKGRPASRDMPVRERVLAGPLGRHLLFHFVGKQTQRKTQGNYPAVKRILQVVENGLAHGCSSGYAEEARAFGELAMTPQSQALRSIFFASTDLKKDRGAEAEPGPLTSIAVLGGGLMGGGIAYVTACKGGLPVRIKDIQPRGINHALKYSWDLLNKQVRQRRLRPSERDRQMMLISGATDYQGFAHRDVVIEAVFEDLALKQRMVNEVEQYCGPQTIFASNTSSLPIGDIAAQARRPGRVIGLHFFSPVEKMPLVEVIPHKGTDPQAIATVVQLAKRQGKTPIVVADKAGFYVNRILAPYINEAMRLLVEGEPVEEIDKALVKFGFPVGPIQLLDEVGIDTGTKIIPVLESAFGERFSPPANIIDAILKDDRKGRKNNRGFYLYETKGRKSKKRPDPAVYPLLDIDRPQSRLSAQQVAERCVMMMLNEAARCFDEQIIRSARDGDIGAVFGIGFPPFLGGPFRYMDTIGAGEVAAILQRLAAQYGPRFTPCDTLLRMAEQGTTFWPADERLT, from the coding sequence ATGGATGCTGTTTCCGCTTTTAAGCTTGAGGTCCGTGCGGACAAGATCGCGGTGATCACCATCGATGCCCCGGGTGAGAAAATGAATACCCTGAAAGCTGAGTTCGGCAATCAGGTGCGGGGGCTGATACGTCGGGTTCGTGATGATAAGTCGGTGCGCGGCGTGGTGTTTATCTCCGCCAAAGCGGATAACTTTATCGCCGGCGCAGACATTAACATGATTGCCCGCTGCCGCAGCGCGCAGGAAGCGGAAGCGCTGGCGCGCCAGGGACAGCAGATTATGGCTGAGATCCATGGCTTGTCGATCCCGGTGATTGCCGCCATCCACGGCGCCTGCCTTGGCGGCGGTCTGGAACTGGCGCTGGCCTGCCATGGCCGTATCTGTAGCGATGACGAAAAAACCCGTCTCGGTTTGCCGGAAGTGCAGCTTGGCCTGCTGCCGGGCTCCGGGGGAACGCAGCGTTTACCGCGGCTGATTGGCGTCAGTACAGCGCTGGATATGATGCTTACCGGCAGGCAGCTGCGTGCGCGCCAGGCGCTGAAGGCCGGTCTGGTAGACGAGGTGGTTCCGCAGGCGATTTTATTGCAGGCGGCGGTGGAGCTGGCGCTGAAGGGGCGACCGGCCAGTCGGGATATGCCCGTACGCGAACGCGTGCTGGCGGGGCCTTTGGGCCGCCATCTGTTATTCCATTTCGTCGGCAAACAAACGCAGCGCAAGACCCAGGGGAACTATCCGGCGGTGAAGCGAATTCTGCAGGTTGTCGAGAATGGCCTGGCCCACGGTTGCAGCAGCGGTTACGCCGAAGAAGCTCGCGCGTTTGGCGAACTGGCGATGACCCCGCAGTCGCAAGCGCTGCGTTCGATCTTCTTTGCCAGTACCGATCTGAAAAAAGACCGTGGCGCTGAAGCCGAGCCCGGACCGCTGACAAGCATTGCGGTGCTGGGCGGCGGCCTGATGGGCGGGGGGATCGCCTATGTGACCGCCTGTAAGGGCGGGCTGCCGGTGCGCATTAAAGATATCCAGCCGCGTGGGATTAACCATGCCTTAAAGTACAGCTGGGATCTACTGAATAAACAGGTCCGCCAGCGTCGTCTGCGCCCCAGCGAGCGCGATCGCCAGATGATGCTGATCTCCGGCGCCACCGACTATCAGGGCTTTGCTCATCGCGACGTGGTGATCGAGGCGGTATTTGAGGACCTGGCCCTGAAGCAGCGGATGGTCAACGAAGTGGAGCAATACTGTGGGCCGCAGACCATCTTTGCGTCGAACACCTCATCGTTACCGATAGGCGATATTGCCGCCCAGGCCCGTCGCCCCGGGCGGGTGATCGGCCTGCATTTCTTCAGTCCGGTGGAAAAAATGCCGCTGGTTGAAGTGATCCCGCATAAGGGAACCGATCCGCAGGCTATCGCCACCGTGGTGCAACTGGCTAAACGTCAGGGGAAAACGCCTATTGTGGTGGCGGATAAAGCGGGCTTCTATGTGAACCGCATCCTCGCGCCCTATATCAATGAAGCGATGCGCCTGCTGGTGGAGGGCGAACCGGTTGAAGAGATTGATAAGGCCCTGGTTAAATTCGGTTTCCCGGTAGGGCCAATCCAGCTACTGGATGAGGTTGGCATCGATACCGGCACCAAAATTATCCCCGTGCTGGAGAGCGCGTTTGGAGAACGTTTTAGCCCACCTGCAAACATCATTGACGCGATTTTGAAGGACGATCGCAAAGGTAGAAAAAATAATCGTGGTTTCTATCTTTATGAGACAAAAGGGCGTAAAAGCAAAAAACGGCCCGACCCGGCAGTCTATCCGCTGCTCGACATCGACCGCCCCCAGTCGCGGCTCTCCGCGCAGCAGGTGGCGGAACGCTGTGTGATGATGATGCTTAACGAGGCGGCGCGCTGCTTTGATGAGCAGATTATCCGTAGCGCGCGCGATGGCGATATCGGCGCCGTCTTTGGTATAGGGTTTCCGCCATTTCTTGGCGGCCCGTTCCGGTATATGGATACTATCGGCGCGGGTGAAGTTGCCGCGATCCTGCAGCGCCTGGCCGCCCAGTACGGCCCACGTTTTACACCCTGTGACACTTTATTACGCATGGCCGAACAGGGGACAACCTTTTGGCCAGCGGATGAACGGCTGACCTAA
- the sixA gene encoding phosphohistidine phosphatase SixA, with translation MQVFIMRHGDAALDAASDSVRPLTVCGCDESRQMATWLKGQKVDIERVLVSPYLRAEQTLDIVGECMNLPKHVDVMPELTPCGDVGLVSAYLQALANEGVATALVVSHLPLVGYLVSELCPGETPPMFTTSAIACVTLDADGKGEYLWQKSPCNLKMANAI, from the coding sequence ATGCAAGTTTTTATTATGCGTCACGGCGACGCTGCCCTCGATGCAGCCAGCGACTCAGTTCGTCCATTAACCGTATGCGGTTGTGATGAGTCTCGTCAGATGGCAACCTGGCTGAAAGGTCAAAAAGTGGATATTGAGCGCGTTCTTGTCAGTCCCTATCTGCGTGCAGAACAGACGCTGGATATTGTTGGGGAGTGCATGAACCTGCCGAAACATGTCGACGTGATGCCGGAACTCACGCCGTGCGGCGACGTAGGCCTGGTTAGCGCCTATCTGCAGGCGCTGGCGAATGAAGGCGTGGCGACGGCGCTGGTCGTCTCCCACCTGCCGCTGGTGGGGTACCTGGTCTCAGAGCTGTGTCCGGGGGAAACGCCTCCGATGTTCACCACCTCGGCTATCGCCTGCGTGACGCTGGACGCCGACGGCAAGGGTGAATACCTCTGGCAGAAAAGCCCCTGCAATCTCAAGATGGCCAACGCCATCTGA
- the mlaA gene encoding phospholipid-binding lipoprotein MlaA, with protein MNYRLSALALGATLLVGCASSSSGDQPQGRSDPLEGFNRTMFNFNFNVVDPYVLRPVAVAWRDYVPQPARNGLSNFTSNLEEPAVMVNSFLQGDPYKGMVHFTRFFLNTILGMGGLIDVAGMANPQLQRVEPHRFGSTLGHYGVGYGPYVQLPFYGSFTLRDEGGDMADGLYPVLSWLTWPMSIGKWAVEGIETRAQLLDSDGLLRQSSDPYILMREAYFQRHDFIANGGKLTPADNPNAQAIQDELKDIDSQ; from the coding sequence ATGAATTATCGCCTGTCGGCGCTTGCGCTTGGCGCCACATTGCTGGTGGGATGTGCCAGTTCCAGCTCTGGCGATCAGCCGCAGGGGCGTTCAGACCCGTTAGAAGGGTTTAACCGCACGATGTTCAATTTCAACTTTAACGTGGTCGACCCTTACGTGCTTCGCCCGGTGGCGGTGGCATGGCGTGACTACGTCCCGCAGCCGGCGCGCAATGGTTTGAGCAACTTCACCAGCAACCTTGAAGAGCCGGCGGTAATGGTGAACTCCTTCCTGCAGGGCGACCCCTATAAAGGTATGGTGCACTTTACCCGTTTCTTCCTGAACACCATCCTCGGGATGGGCGGTCTGATCGATGTCGCGGGCATGGCGAATCCGCAGCTGCAGCGCGTTGAACCGCATCGTTTCGGCAGCACGCTCGGCCATTATGGCGTCGGCTATGGTCCGTATGTGCAACTGCCATTCTACGGTAGCTTTACGCTGCGCGATGAAGGCGGTGATATGGCCGATGGCCTCTACCCGGTACTCTCCTGGTTGACCTGGCCGATGTCGATTGGTAAATGGGCTGTCGAAGGGATTGAAACTCGTGCCCAGCTGCTGGATTCCGACGGCCTGCTCCGTCAGTCTTCCGATCCTTACATTTTGATGCGTGAAGCTTATTTCCAGCGCCATGACTTTATCGCCAACGGCGGTAAGCTGACCCCGGCGGACAACCCGAATGCCCAGGCTATTCAGGATGAACTGAAAGACATTGATTCACAGTAA